The proteins below are encoded in one region of Luteolibacter sp. Y139:
- a CDS encoding esterase/lipase family protein, with protein MLRKLLATSVLAATLAHGGESDASRIPAKRVVLVHGIFQNDWRCFGFLRHDLEERGIECLAPSLKPADGRDGLPAMAEQLRREIDQRFGSKERVVVIGFSMGGLISRYYLQELGGAKRCDGFFTISTPHHGTKMAHLFYGEGARQMRPGSDFLTHLEATENRLGSMPIVSYRTPADLIIRPTTSSEWDRAVNLSIPCPLHPMMTFSPRVRRDILSRLAPPR; from the coding sequence ATGCTCCGCAAATTGCTGGCCACCTCCGTCCTCGCGGCGACCCTCGCCCACGGAGGCGAATCCGATGCCAGCCGGATTCCGGCCAAGCGCGTGGTGCTGGTCCACGGGATTTTCCAGAACGACTGGCGCTGCTTCGGCTTCCTGCGGCACGATTTGGAAGAACGCGGCATCGAGTGCCTGGCGCCGTCCCTGAAGCCGGCCGATGGCCGCGACGGCCTGCCCGCGATGGCTGAGCAACTGCGGCGGGAAATCGACCAGCGCTTCGGCAGCAAGGAACGCGTCGTCGTCATCGGCTTCAGCATGGGCGGGCTGATCAGTCGCTACTACCTGCAGGAGCTTGGCGGGGCGAAGCGCTGCGACGGCTTTTTCACGATCTCCACCCCGCATCACGGGACCAAGATGGCCCATCTCTTCTACGGCGAAGGGGCCCGCCAGATGCGGCCGGGCAGCGATTTCCTGACGCATCTGGAGGCGACCGAAAACCGGCTCGGCTCTATGCCTATCGTGTCCTACCGCACGCCCGCCGATCTGATCATCCGCCCTACCACGAGTTCCGAGTGGGATCGCGCCGTCAACCTCAGCATCCCCTGCCCGCTTCATCCGATGATGACCTTCTCGCCGCGCGTCCGGCGGGACATTCTCTCCCGGCTCGCGCCCCCGCGATGA